Genomic segment of Ictalurus furcatus strain D&B chromosome 9, Billie_1.0, whole genome shotgun sequence:
TATTTCCTGCTGACAGAATTGTTCAAAACAGATGAAGTACTGTTCCCATGGCCACATTTAGGAGCTGGTGTTTGTCACCAAAgcatttcatttgcatttacatttacattattcatttagcagacgcttttatccaaggcAATTTACAAATGCGgaaatacatatatagaagGATATATcaatttccttctctctctattcccctctCACTGGAAAGTCATGGAGTATGTAGTGTAGGATGTTTGTAACAGGAAACTCACAATCTATGTGCCTCTGCTTTCTGCTGTACTGCACTACAGTTCTGTCCAGACTGACAGGGAAATGTAATAGTGCTGTTGTAATTTAATGCAGAACTGAACATGTAAAGCCATGTACCAATCtatttttcatccatttattaCAAGTGGAGCTAGGGGAAGGCCTCCCCAACCACATAAACTTCTGTTTTTCATGTTACATGATAGAATTTATGTCTTTGGTCATGGCCACAGTTGGCTGTGTCAGCTGAGCTCTGTATAAGAGAACTACCAGACTTTAAATCCTACAGTATagtcacacatacacaggcaGCACATGATCCAGGGATCATCATGTTATTTGTCAGCAAGTTGTAGTGGTATTATGACCGTCGTTGTCTTAAGAAAATCAAAAAGCATCTTTTTCAAAAGCAAATttccaaaaagcaaaaaatttCCTTGACACTTTCTTTGCGCTCTTAGCTCTATTCTTACCACTTTTGCCTTCATATTTGCAGAGTAGGACTACaggtgtgtactgtagtgtgtaaacATGTATAATGTTAGAACACCagttcccataatgcactgcaacTCTggcattcaaataaataaaaaaaataataaatcaatattgATATATAAAGACTATAAGATTcagttaaataaaatgcataccTAAAAAGTGCATATGACTCGATACATATATTTTCAATTCCTAATCAATaactgtggggaaaaaacatgtcATTTGTGGATCTTGGTTGAAGCTCAGGTCTCTACATTCAgccaaatgtttttatttgtgtgttgtgtatgatGCACGGTGCATATACTACAGATGGCTGAGTTCTGGGtgtattccagaaagcaggttaTGAGACTTACCTGGGTAAGTTTACTTTTAAGTTTACTTTTAAGTTTTCCAAAAACGGAGGTAACATTGCCATAGCAACTTACTCTTGGAACATAACCTGGTCCTGAGCAGGTTATGTTCCAGGGGTAGTTTGTTTCAGAGAGCTGTAGCGTGCCCTTCTGAAGAAGATCCAGTGGATGAGGAAGCACGGATTATGCAAAATCTTTTTCATACCCAGATGAATATTTGTGGGAGTGTTACAGTTTTTCGTTAATTTTAGTTTTAGTAATTTTTAGTTTTTCGTCAGAATCGTTAATGTATCATTTTGAAACCTCACATCGCCAACATGACACATCATGGATCAGTGAACACATTTTATGCATCACCCTTTTTTTTGCCCCAGGGAGTTTTCTCTACTATATAACCTGGGTGATGCAGAGCATGTGGAAAAGGCAATGGTGTAGTGTTCATACAGTAGCCTATGCCTTGCACTCAAACGGTTCCTACACAATTTTGTGCAGTTCCTTGGCCATAAACCATGATGAACTATTGATGAAGATGGCAAGAGGAACCCCCAGGGAACCAAATAGATTGCAGGGCGTTACAAGATGTGATCTGCCCACatcatttctaattaaatgaCTAATGCACAAAGTGAACCTTTGAGCttcattgtttctttattttctgtaactGAAAAAGACATTTGAATTAATTGTTTTATCATTCAACAATAATTGACAGAATAATAATACTCAGTAGGCAAATACTTTGTCCACCTTTAACCAGTGCTTCAGGAATTCACTTTCAAGCCTGGCCTTTTTTATGTTCACCTTTTCCCCCTCCAGTTGAAGTTGTAGAAGGTTCATCTCCAGGTCACTTGTTCTAATTTGCCTTTGAAGATGGACCTTATATAGCTCCTTTGCAGGAAGACAGAATGATAATTCAATATAATTGATATTataaatgtctgtaatacatacacAGACCAAATATTTAATCAGGACAACTGCAAACAATTTTTTAGACTGCCAAGATTATGTGTGGAGGTAGGTGGACCCTCCTCTGTACAGGGATTGCCTTACTCTTTAAGGGGACATGGACAAAGTTTTAATAATcacatatttataataaaaataaataaatatataaattttaaaaagggaaTGCATTATATGTTAAACTTCTGTGGGCCTTCCAGTATCTTCATTTTGTTCCTCGGTCACAACAGGGGTggtctcttcatcttcatcctacAGTGCAAATTACTAATGATGTTTGGTCTAGCAAACAGAAACAATACCtaaagacaataatcacttTCAACTGTGGCAGGATGTGCCCGTTGCAGGAGGGTCAGTTAATACAATGTGTCCATCAGTAACTGTAAGAACATGAAATCATGTACAttctcaaacaaatacaactaATATACAAGAACATAAGGAACATCTAGTAGTGGCACTACAATTAAGATTACAGTACACACcatatgcagtaaaataaaataaacatgcataaCACACAAGTGAAACATTGCCAATAAAGAGTTATTTCAAAATTACTTTTTTAGACCGTGTCAGTGTTTATTGTCATCTTGATTGTTTAAGGATAAATCACTTAAAACACtggaaacttaaaaaaaaaaaaaaaaaaaaaaaaaaaaaaaaaaaaaaaaggcctaagTACTAATATGCTATACATTTTACCAAGCCACTTATATCATGGGAGGAAGCCAACTCTGATGAACTGCCCCCAGGAACTGCCCCCTGACAGTGGCAGCTCCTCTGCTGGAGTGAGTAAAATGCTGGTGGTCCCCCATCCATTTTATGGGCCTCTGCCTTCTTCCTGTGGCTATATAGAACCGAGAGAAAAGTTATTATAGAAGGTTGGGCCAATTAGTTAGGTTACAATTTAGgaagtttatgaaatattatctttttttgtttttcattttgactTGGCTCCAAGTTCTTCTGGGTCCAGAAGGATTACACctcataaaatataaagcctattatattattagtactATGTACAAGAAATTTAAGGAGGGCTAAAAGTAAAGGCATATCTATTAAATGTTATGGTACAGGTCTAATAGGATCATTGTTGGATTTAGCATCCTAATGAAAGGAAACTTTTCAGATTTACTCTGATCCGTTACTTTTTTCCAAGCCAATTCTCTGTCCACTGCAGCAGTTACTTATTTGGTAAATGGCTTATATTCCTCATAAGCATGCATTAAACCTCTAACCCTGTTTCCTTGAAGTATGCAGCTCGCTTTTTTTTCGCCAtgggtttccatggtgactcctGAAATCAGCAATCCTTTGATAATGTCTTTATACTCACCATGCATGCGCATTAATTCTGAGTTACCAGTTGGAGGTTGATTGAACTAACTCCTAACCAGTGTTCTGGAACCGGCATACTCAGAATAAGCAAGGTTTGGGTTAATCAACTGAGAATTCAGGGTTTATGTGATGGTAACTAACTGAGACCAGACCATTATTTCAAACCTCTAATAATATATGCTTCACTTCAAGACTGAAAGACATACACTGGAATGTCCTATGATATTGAGTGATCCAATTTTGTACTCACCATGATAACTGAGTGGTTATACTGTCATTGATAAAATCTTGTGCCACTGAGCATATGCAGTATCATGTTTATTATCAAACTAATGCTtattaggcttttttttttagctgcttGCCATTACATAGTTACTTGGTTTTATAATATATGTgccaaaaatattaaaacacacattcactaaaACATCTGTTACATATTTTCACTCTTTATCTCTTAATGCAATTGTTGCAATATATCTAACTATCCCTAGTGTTTCTGCTTTTTTGCTAATGTAGTAATGAATGTTGGATGAATGGTTTAACTGCATTTATATTAAGTGGAGGTTCCAGCACTAAAGCTGTTATTCAGTTTCAGGGATGCAATAGTCTATATTCATATAATGAGGCCTGTATCAGGTATAAGGATGGTTAAATGATTCAACAGCTAAGGACAGTGGAAAGCCCACAGATGAATTTTAATATGTTGGGCTCCATACACACTGAAGTTGGCAACACCGATTATATGCTGATTGTTCTGAAATAAACCTGAGTAAATGATGTTCTGAAAATGACTGCAAAAAGATAAAAATTTGTTTCACACATTTTGAGCTAGTCACATATGATAATGTTTCTAACATGGTAAAGCTAATTTTATAGGCTAATTTAAACAATGCTGATTCTGTCCTAAATGGACAGAATATTTGTGTAAAcagctctggataagggtacCCACCAAATGCTGTAGATCAAAATAGAAATGTAGAAGATTCTTTAGTCGAACAGGTACTTGAGTCAAACAGGTGGGTGGATGTTTCATGCTAACtaattttgcatttaaatataaCACATCATGTTAGCGCTTGAACATTCTGACAGACATGGATCATTCGTTCACAGATATTAATTCTATATCTTCATCTGTAATCTTGTTTATTGTTAGCATATTGGCAAATAGTCAACAAGAAACATCAAATTGTTTATATCAAAAGTTTCACTCTTCAGAATTTTAAGTCAAGGTGTTATTGAACCAGTTTGCAATTTTATATTTCTGAAATCAGCTTAAAGCCAAACGTGTATTAAAGTCTGTGACATGCTCTCTGTAAACTTACATCTCAGATTCAACTGAACACAAAGCAACTGAgtgctacagcagcagtttctCTTCATGTAAATGGCTCCTGGAAAGCCATGGTCACAGCCCCTCTTTGAAACACAGATAAATGTTGCTATATCACAGTCTCTGGCATTGTAAATAGCAGTAAATAATTCTGAAATtgtaataacaaaaaacaaaacaaaaaacagcatgCTTCATAGTTGATAAGATTTCACTGACAACTGTATGACCCCTGATAACTCACGTTTTTGGCAACCAAGATGTAAAACTTGTTTGAGAATAAGAGACATTGACTAAGATTCATCTTCATGAGTTGAGCCATTGTGTATAAAACAGAAAGGCACATTCTGTGGCATTCATGAATCGCTTGTCGCCCATTTCAATTGGTTTGCCTATggctgattctctctctctaccaacattttctctgtctctctctctttggctTGTGCAGGCACAAAACCATTCAGCTGCTCATGCTGTTCAGTGTATTGTGACAGATCGGTGAGCATGGTgttgttctctttctctgtcacctcctcctcctgctcctcctcttcATGAGCCTCCTGTCTCTCCTCAGCCAGcgtgttgttgctgctgttgctgctgagTCGCATTGCATCCTCCGCAATATTTGGCGGCATGTCTTTGTTTCTGTTGCGCTTGGCCAGCTTGCTCAGAGAGCCAAAGCGGTTGAAGATGTTTTCCTCTGAGGCTGTGTGCTTGTTGTATTGCTCTGCCTTCATTCGGAGATTGCTCAGCTTTATTTCAATGCTCTCTTGTGAGGATGTGGTGAAGCGACCCCTGTCAAAGCTAGAGAAAATGGCTCTTTTGTCTGGAGAGAGCATGTCAAGAGATTGTGCGCGCTGCTCCAAACCCAGGCGTCGGCGTTCCATACTGCGAATTGTGGCAGCACGTTGCAGCTTGTCATGGAGCTCTACGCTGAGGCGCCTCCGGGTTTCCCGCAGCTCAGCACGCACGTTTGCCTTCCATTCAGCCGCATGGGCCTTAAACTCCCCGACCTGACATACAAACAATCAGTCATTCTGGTCATCCAAATATGCAGGACCAAAAACAATATCTTAATGATTCTCATCCTCTGGGGTTCTACTGAATGGCAAAACATTTCCAAGGTTTATAACACAAGTCCAGTTGCTTCATCTTTCTACTAATAGACAGACAATCATTACCCTGgttatgaacattttattcactATCCATTAAAACCACTAAAAGTTACCAATCTACTACTGTATATCATTATTCAGCAGAATGTTTTCTAATCATTATGTATTTtggatttaaataattaatgaaaaaacaattgTTATTACTAAATAACTGATCCATTATTCTCAGGAAAGACTGTATGATAATTCCATAAATGAGAAGGAAAATAATGCAGTGCTCCTCATATCATACCTCCTCTTTAGTCTTCTTGGAAAGGACTCTTAACCAGTCTCCTATCATGCTGAGAACTGCTGCAAAATACGCCAAACCCACTAAGATCCAGAACCAAACTAGTGGCTTATACCAGCTCTTATATTCAATCACTCTGTCCCCACCTGAAAACAAACAGCCAAATTTTAATACCTAACACAGCTAAGAATTAGCTATGTGCTTTCAATGTGATTCTGTGtagttatttaataattaataaataattagcaattaagtgtttgggcactgaagacaccggttggttaagtttagcaagcggaattttccccattcatccattcttcAGCTgagcaactgtacggggccttcgttgccttattttgagcttcataatgcaccacacattctcaatcagagacaggtcaggactgcaggcaggccatgctagcacccgcactctctgcttacgtaACCATGCggttgtaatccgggcagaatgtgttTGGCGTTATCCTGCtttggatggcagcatatgttgctcctaaatgtgtacatatctttctgtattaatgatgtcctcacagatgtgcaagttacccatgccatgggcactgacacacccccataccatgacatggatgctggcttttggacctgacgctgataacagcttggatggtccttttcctctttgacccagagaacacgacggctgttttgtccaaaaactatttgaaatttcGACTTGTCAGacaacaaaacatgattccactgtgctactgtccatctcagatgagaccgggCCTAGAGAAGTCTGCAGCACTTACTTCTGGACAGTCTTGATGTATGTCTtttgctttgcatagtaaagtcttaacttgcatctgtggatgcagcggtgaatggtgttgactgagaaaggtttaccaaagtattcctgagcccatgtcaggatatccattacagattcaTGACGATTTTTAAGACACTGACagctgagggatcagagatcatgcgcatttagaagtggttttcgTTCTtaccctttacgcaccgagatttgaccagattcctttaATCTagtaattatattgtgcactatagaaggtgaaatgcccaaaatcttaccgatttgtctttggggaatgttgttctgtACTGAATGAGACTGCCCCGCATTCATCTACCCACTAGAGGTAGCCCTcaccctcacttcctgtttgctacCCTATATAATCATGTCATTTCCATTTCACCATTGCAAAGTGTTGTTAGTTTATCTGCATTACCAAGCCATTTTCCATTGCCTGCCGTCTATGCTTCATTTTATGAACAATGcctgttttgtgtatttatcaATTCTTTGGATTACccattgttttgtttgcctGGTTGGACTCTCTTGGTTTACTGACTTTATCTGCCTGCACCTTGATTATATCTCTTTGCCTGCCAATTTtgattgtttgtgtgtttcaacAATCTTCCTGTACATGGATCCTAACACAGTCTCCATGGTTAGTTCATCAcatgttctcaaagtgttggattattcactgacacatctgttggcagattgccgaGCCTCGatccatccttgctcttgaaggactaggtctTTTTTGGCAGCTATTTATATACTATGGTTACATGATTGCcccacctgtttcacatcaccctcttatttcaacttgtcacatcgctatgaGTCCTAAATTGCCacttcccaacttttttggaatgtgttacatgcatcaatttcaaaataaacgtttatcttcaaaaaactatgcagttgattaggtaaaacatcaaatacactgtctttatacatttttttgtttaaattcaaagtaaatttacaaatcactcctctttgtttttattagccttttacatactgtcccaactttttcagaactgGGGCTGTACACCCCTGATGTATAATACCAATAAAACTAGACAAAAAAGTCAACTCTACCTGCTACATAATCCCCAATACCAACAGTTGTGAGAGTAATGATGACAAAGTAGATGGCCTCAAGGGTAGTCCAGCCTTCAGTATGTTTGAAGATGACAGCTGGGATGGTGACGAAGACAATGCACCCGGCCAGGATGAAGAGAATGGTGGAGGTGACACGGATTTTAGTCTGACTAATCTGCCTATGTCTCTGCTGAAAACAGAAACAGGCCAAATATagctaagaaaaaaatatat
This window contains:
- the kcnk10b gene encoding potassium channel subfamily K member 10b; protein product: MAIPKKPQPGVAQSSLVQASVAAMQNPMGCEAMANEHCPLPRLSISSRSASIVASMDAVADGSALHSVMKWKTVLAVFVVVVLYLVGGGLVFQALEQPFESDQKNTITQEKALFLQGNPCVSAAELEALIKHSIDAVTAGVSPIGDTSYNSSHWDLGSAFFFAGTVITTIGYGNIAPSTEGGKIFCILYAIFGIPLFGFLLAGIGDQLGTMFVKSILKVEGIFRQRHRQISQTKIRVTSTILFILAGCIVFVTIPAVIFKHTEGWTTLEAIYFVIITLTTVGIGDYVAGGDRVIEYKSWYKPLVWFWILVGLAYFAAVLSMIGDWLRVLSKKTKEEVGEFKAHAAEWKANVRAELRETRRRLSVELHDKLQRAATIRSMERRRLGLEQRAQSLDMLSPDKRAIFSSFDRGRFTTSSQESIEIKLSNLRMKAEQYNKHTASEENIFNRFGSLSKLAKRNRNKDMPPNIAEDAMRLSSNSSNNTLAEERQEAHEEEEQEEEVTEKENNTMLTDLSQYTEQHEQLNGFVPAQAKERETEKMLVERENQP